agagTTTTtaattaacaaaaaaacaattttaaaaattaaactGTTATATCAAAAAATGAGGGATAAATCgacatatattatatatatatatatatatgaacatatcaaaaaataaaataaaataaataaataaatatatatatatatatatatatatatatatatatatatatatatatacatatgatatattttaataagtataatttatatatatataaacgCATTTATAATTCTTCATAATTTTCAAATAGTTGTTCATTGTCAAGATCGATATTAAGAAATTCTGATATGTCTATATTTGATTGTGTctaaaaagataaaaattttatttataaaacgtaatataaatgtataaatgtataaatgtataaatatatatatatatatatatatatatatttatttatttatttgtttatttatatttgtgCATATTTTTACCTCTTCGCAAATCCAcgtaataatatttttgacGGTCCTTCCCTCCATATATCTTACAGGATTTAATTTGTCCCCCTTtttatatagatatatagTAGGATATCCctcttaaaaaaaaaaaaaaaaaaaaaaggataataatgataataataatagatatttatatatctaaaCNNNNNNNNNNNNNNNNNNNNNNNNNNNNNNNNNNNNNNNNNNNNNNNNNNNNNNNNNNNNNNNNNNNNNNNNNNNNNNNNNNNNNNNNNNNNNNNNNNNNNNNNNNNNNNNNNNNNNNNNNNNNNNNNNNNNNNNNNNNNNNNNNNNNNNNNNNNNNNNNNNNNNNNNNNNNNNNNNNNNNNNNNNNNNNNNNNNNNNNNNNNNNNNNNNNNNNNNNNNNNNNNNNNNNNNNNNNNNNNNNNNNNNNNNNNNNNNNNNNNNNNNNNNNNNNNNNNNNNNNNNNNNNNNNNNNNNNNNNNNNNNNNNtatatatatatatatatatatatatatatatatatatatatatatgtataaatatttacatatatatattatttatcatttaattcaataatttttacctatatgtatgttatatatttcattatttacGGCATCAATTTtacttataataatgtcatttttataatttttgaaCTTGGCTGCATACAAATTTAATCTTTTTCCTACTTCTCTATAAACAGGTTCGAATTTATAACAGTGTCCACACCAAGGAGCgtaatataatacaataaCATTCATGTCATTTCTATAAACATATTGATCATAATTATCCGCCacaataatttttatatatccGTTGTTATATTCATCTGGTAAGGCTCGTTCACTTTTTCTATAaaagtattttttttcttgtaaATACCCATTAATAAAATCATCAATTGACTGAAaggaataaatatatatatggaatatataaaatgaatgtgtgctattaaaaatgtaaacaaatacaaatgaatatacatacatacatacatacatacatacatacatacatacatacatacatacatatatatatatatatttacatgtTGCCACGTGTGTTGTGTCTTTTACCTTTTCGTTTATTTCCTGGTCATCACTTTCTgtcttatatttataaggaaatcttatataatttttaaacTCTGTTATCCTCATAAGGGGTTCTTTAATATTCTCCTCTATAAGTAACTCATTAAGTAATCGCTTTTCAAAAATTTGTGTCGTACCAGATATTGCAAATTTTATCTTGTGATTATATTTCTTCGCgcattttattatatcctctttattaatattatttatattattataaataataaaaagtgTAACAGTGTCATTTGAAAATAGCATAGAAAAGAAATGTTCAGAAAATTGTATAACCAATGGTTGTTCTCTTTCATTTATccaattatataaatgatcTATTTTTCCCTCGATTGTATACTCATTATTACTTAACATAtctaattcttttttattaagaGGGAAGAAATAATCATCAaattcatcatttttaaatagTATTGCATAATATGAATCTTgatttatgttttttaaattataatgatatttatcctgtattatatttttttcgAAATAATCTATaacattattttctttaatataataacaaagTGTTTTATTAGTTAGAAgacatatatttattaagtCATTTATTcttgatatattatttatattattatttggtGTTCCTAAatctttaaatataaaaaataaaatggtattattatattcattcaAATCTATAAAAACATCTAATCTctctatattattaatttcatatattttaaaatctaaatattgatatatccataataataatcctctaatattattgacaccattatatctatatatttctttatttcgAATCATAAATAAAGATGGATAACTATACACATCTAACTTATCTATGATAGATGTATTTGCTGCTGcatttattttacataaCTTTATATTCTCTTCATACAATAAAAGCTTGGATAGTTTGTCTAGGTtttctaataataaattcGAATTGTATGACCAGTGTGTGTACACTATTAAAAGTGTATAGTTTActtcttcttttaaaatattattaaattcatCAATATTTATAGAAACGATTTCCTTCTTAACTCCTTTTTCTGTATGGCACACACATAactttattaaaaaaataaaaacaatcAGCAACTTATCAATATGCATGGTAAAGGAGCAAGATGACAAATCTCCAtaactttttaaaaaaaaaaagaaaaaaaagaaaaaatgtataaatataataaaataaaatattagtTTATTcgatatatatatatataaatatatcttttatatttatgtggGNNNNNNNNNNNNNNNNNNNNNNNNNNNNNNNNNNNNNNNNNNNNNNNNNNNNNNNNNNNNNNNNNNNNNNNNNNNNNNNNNNNNNNNNNNNNNNNNNNNNaaatatatatatatatatatatatatatattttttaatatttttatattttttatttataaaaaattaataaaaaatgatgtgttttttttttttttttttttttttttttgttaaaatTAAATGGTAGTTCAAGATATTTTAGGGTCATAAGtatcaaaaataaaaaagtaaaaattTAATCATTTAAAGATATAATCAAATTGATAGTGATTAATACACGAATAGGATAAGTATTCTATAaaaatctttttttttttttctttttttttcttttctttgctttaatttttttttttttttttttttatatatatgagtATATTTCTTTTGTCAAACATCTTTACATATATAGTTTTACTTATGTAATATGCCGTTTCTCgtttttatttctttatgGTTACATAcaataatagtaatatataaatgtgtacatatttttaaatctTCATATATTTCCAGTGCTGGAAAATTGTTAATGTTTgaaaggaaaaataaaagaggaaagataaaattgattttaaataaaaataaagaagaaaaaaatataagaagAGAATcattaaagaaatatattgttCATTCCACTGACAATGATAAAGAgtttatacatataaatgataattataaaatatttcaaaaaaaaaattttattaaaaaatatcatgTGAAGgatgaagaaataaaagaataccttgaacaaataaataataatagag
This is a stretch of genomic DNA from Plasmodium reichenowi strain SY57 chromosome 14, whole genome shotgun sequence. It encodes these proteins:
- a CDS encoding protein disulfide isomerase; protein product: MHIDKLLIVFIFLIKLCVCHTEKGVKKEIVSINIDEFNNILKEEVNYTLLIVYTHWSYNSNLLLENLDKLSKLLLYEENIKLCKINAAANTSIIDKLDVYSYPSLFMIRNKEIYRYNGVNNIRGLLLWIYQYLDFKIYEINNIERLDVFIDLNEYNNTILFFIFKDLGTPNNNINNISRINDLINICLLTNKTLCYYIKENNVIDYFEKNIIQDKYHYNLKNINQDSYYAILFKNDEFDDYFFPLNKKELDMLSNNEYTIEGKIDHLYNWINEREQPLVIQFSEHFFSMLFSNDTVTLFIIYNNINNINKEDIIKCAKKYNHKIKFAISGTTQIFEKRLLNELLIEENIKEPLMRITEFKNYIRFPYKYKTESDDQEINEKSIDDFINGYLQEKKYFYRKSERALPDEYNNGYIKIIVADNYDQYVYRNDMNVIVLYYAPWCGHCYKFEPVYREVGKRLNLYAAKFKNYKNDIIISKIDAVNNEIYNIHIEGYPTIYLYKKGDKLNPVRYMEGRTVKNIITWICEETQSNIDISEFLNIDLDNEQLFENYEEL